The genomic segment GAACTTGTTGTGTTCGGCCGCGAGTTGTGAACTCGGCGGGCTGACAAGGTCCATGACAGCGGGGCGCAGGTCATCCGTGTATCACGGCGAGCTAGTGAGGCCGTTCAACGTCGAGCACCCCGACTTTTCAACATCCGCTTACACACGACTTCGCACAGGGCAGACTTACAGTCCCGATCATGTTGACCGATGGGCAGGCGGTAACTGACGTGGCGAGGAGCCGTGCGGGATGGCGCCCGGACAAGCTCCGTGAGGTGCGCGAGGCACACGGATTGACCCTCGAGCGTGCCGGCGAGCGATTGCGGGAAGTGGCGACGCGGGCTGCCATCGCGGTGCCCGCTGCCAACTTCCAGACACTCTGGCAGCACGAGCAGGGCGAGGTGTACCCGGGGCCGCACTACCGACGTGCGTACTGCCTTCTGTACCGCGGTACGGAACCCGAGCTCGGGTTCCGCCACCCCTTGCCCGACGAGGCCACGCACCTGGACCTCACGCCGTCGGCGGAGTCTCGCAACGGGGCCCACGTCCTCGCTGTCGAGCGGGCACTTTCTCAGATCACGCCAGGAACGGATGTCTCCGGAGAGCTCGACGTTCAGCAGCGGATCATCGACGCGTGGAAGCGTCGGCACACGGGCGGAGATCCTCATCGCCCGTCTCTGTTCATCGTCGGCGGCTTCGCAGGCAGCGGGAAGTCGGAGTTCTCGCGCTTCATCTCCCAGCTCACGGGATGGCCCGTCCTCGACAAGGACCCGATCACGCGTCCCTTGGTCGAGCGACTTCTGGTGGAGATGGGCAGCGAGCCCAACGACCGGCATTCCCAGATCTACCGCGAGCAGGTGCGGCCTCTCGAGTACCAGTGCCTGCTGGAGACCGCCTACGCCAACATCGACTGCTCCATCAGCACGGTGCTGACAGCACCGTTCATCTCAGAGGTGATGGATGCCCGGTGGATCCAGCGGCTGACCAATCGGTGCGAGGCCCGAGGAGTCAGCGTCTCCATAGTCTGGATCAAGTGCGATGTGGAGACGATGCGCGAGTACATCGGCTTCCGGTCTGCCGCCCGCGACAGCTGGAAGCTTCAGCACTGGGACGAGTACGTGAAGACCGTAGACGTCGACCTACGTCCTGTCGTCGATCACCTGGTGGTGGACAACCGCCTCGGCGCGGCGATATCCCTCACTGATCAGGTGCGACAGGTGCTGGGGACGGTGTTCTGATGAACCAGGGAATCCTGCTGTACGGACCGCCTGCCGCCGGCAAGGACACCGTGACGGCAGCTCTCGTCCAACTCGACTCACGCTATGCCCTCTTCAGCCGGCTCAAAATCGGCAGCGGGAAGTCGGAGGGCTACCGAATGGGCACGCCCGCCCAGTTGGCAGAGCTGGACGGACGCGGTGACGTTATCTACCGCAACGACCGTTATGGGAACACCTACGTTGTCGACCGTCCGGGACTCGGGCTGGCCATGGAAGGCGGGCGCATTCCGGTCCTCCATCTCGGCCAGGTCGCGGGCATCGAAGCGGTGACCGCCAACTATCCTGCCGCTTGGTCGACGGTGCTGGTGTGGTGCTCTCGGGAGGCCACGGCTGTCCGCTCCAAGGGGCGAGGTGATCGCGATACGGAGGCTCGTCTGGCTGCCTGGGACGCGACGGAGCAGGACCTCGCCATCAACGGTCATTTTCCCTGGGATCTCCGCGTGGACACCGAAGTCTCCTCGTCTGCGGACGGGGCTGCCCTGATTGATCAGCTTGTACGCGCGTCTGTGTGACGATCGTCCGCTGAACACAGCAGTTCGAGGGCATGGGAGATGGTGACGGACCCGTCGTGGATCTCATCCCAACGGTGAAGGACAGCGGCGATTTCCCGCATGAAGTGGTCCGGCAGCCCCGACTCGGCG from the Streptomyces sp. AM 4-1-1 genome contains:
- a CDS encoding AAA family ATPase, producing MLTDGQAVTDVARSRAGWRPDKLREVREAHGLTLERAGERLREVATRAAIAVPAANFQTLWQHEQGEVYPGPHYRRAYCLLYRGTEPELGFRHPLPDEATHLDLTPSAESRNGAHVLAVERALSQITPGTDVSGELDVQQRIIDAWKRRHTGGDPHRPSLFIVGGFAGSGKSEFSRFISQLTGWPVLDKDPITRPLVERLLVEMGSEPNDRHSQIYREQVRPLEYQCLLETAYANIDCSISTVLTAPFISEVMDARWIQRLTNRCEARGVSVSIVWIKCDVETMREYIGFRSAARDSWKLQHWDEYVKTVDVDLRPVVDHLVVDNRLGAAISLTDQVRQVLGTVF
- a CDS encoding guanylate kinase, whose translation is MNQGILLYGPPAAGKDTVTAALVQLDSRYALFSRLKIGSGKSEGYRMGTPAQLAELDGRGDVIYRNDRYGNTYVVDRPGLGLAMEGGRIPVLHLGQVAGIEAVTANYPAAWSTVLVWCSREATAVRSKGRGDRDTEARLAAWDATEQDLAINGHFPWDLRVDTEVSSSADGAALIDQLVRASV